A segment of the Neoarius graeffei isolate fNeoGra1 chromosome 5, fNeoGra1.pri, whole genome shotgun sequence genome:
GCAGGGGAATATTGCACTGCCTGCATCCCATCAGTGTAGACCCCGGGCGCACATTGGTGCCAGTGTGCTTTTTGGCACAATCCCTGCAGGTCTTTCTCTTGTTGCTGATCTGGGCCAGATCATGCCCAGCTGAAGCTCCAGATAGGCTGGTGGGGAGCATCTGGTGGGGAGCACTTCTCTTGGTTACTGGGACGCACAGCTCCATCGTTAAGTCCTCCAACCAGGCTTTGTAGCCACTCTTCCTGTACTTCCATTCATCTCCACCAGCAGATCTGGCAGCCACAAATGCATTGTAGCACGCcacagacaaaaaataaaaaaacagcctCCTCCACCACTTTGAAGACCTGTGATCGATTTGGTAGTACCCCACCATCTGGTCGAGCAGGTCTACACCCTTCATATGTTGCTGGTAGTCAGCAAGGCAGGCTGGCACCTTGACCTCCACCTGACGCTGAGCCTCGATCTTCCTTTTCACTGACCCCAAAGCCATGGGGTCATGGTGGTTGGACAGGACCATTACTGCCTTGGTGTCCTGCCACACGCACAAGGTCAGCTCATCCTGTTGAGCCACCCGATACTGATGCCTGGCCATGCCAGCCTGCTTgctgagctccttggtcttcggtaGGCCCCTTCTGTTTGCGCGCACCGTCCCACAAGCCTGAATTCCCCTTGCCTTCAGGTAAACCAGCAAGGGCACGCTTGTGTAGAAGTTATCCATGTAAACAGACAGGTGTGATCCGTAGTATGGGCTGGCCAGGTCGGTGACGATGCGGTGCGCCAGGTTGATCTCCGCCTTGCCCTCTGTGGCCCCCGTATACACCTGAAAGCTGGTGACGTAGCCAGTTGTACTTTCTGCCATCACCCATACCTTCACTCCCCATTTTACTGGCTTCATGGGGAGGTACTGCCGGAATGCCAGCCGCCCTTTGTACTTGACCATGGACTCGTCCACGGTCACGATACCATTAACTTCATAAAGGGCCTGGTATTGGTTCAGGAGGAGGTCCAAGAAGCACCGCAGTTTCCATAGCTTGTCCGATTTGTCCACTTTAGGGTCAGTGTTGTCTTGGAGATGTagatatctaaacatgattcaaGATTCAAAAAGTTTTTGCTGGCTGGATTTCTTTATGATGATGTCCATGTAAACTTATGACGTGCACGTGTTGgccattattgtttttatttttgtgtatTGTGCTATGCATATGAATTTATTTATCTATTCCATATGTATTGTTatttaagttatttatttataattgtattaCTATTTATCAATGTTGTACATTTGGGACATTTAGGTATTTGGGACATGTAGTTTTGCTTTATGATTCAGGATAAAGTAAAAGTTACTGCCCAATACTGCTATTTATTATACTACTATTACTATTGCTATATACTGTTACTATACTATCACTAAAgcatatcatcattattattattattattagtagtagtagtagtagtaggcctaGTAGAAGGCTCTAACACCACTTCGGGTACATTACTGGCCATGATGGAGACATcactgcaaaataataataataataatattattattattattattattattattattaaataataataataataatttattaattttattattattaataataaattaatacaacCCTGCATCGTATGTCTTGCATTATGCAATTATACTGTATACTGCAGTAACACTAGTTTAAAAAAATCCTAGTTTTCATACTGCAGTAATTcgccgaggtttttttttttcataagggtAACGCCACGCAATAAGACACAGAAGTCGTCAGAAGAGAGCGCAAGAATAAATAATTACCTCCAGATCATGTCGAAGCGATCTCGTGCCATCACTCGGGGGACATTTGTCTGATACAGCCACTTGCTCTGTCTCCAGTAATCCCGGCgagttggtagtttcattatcccAAAAGTTATGCAGAGACCGATGAATGATTTCATTTCCTGTTTTGAGACGGCGCTCCACTTTAAGTTTGATGGTGTGTGACCGCGCGTCTGATCAGCATATACATTTGTCTGTGTCACCAACATATCCCAAACTTCCTCAGTGAAAATATTCGAAAATACATCTAAAGGGCTTGCATCTTCAGATATCGGCACCTTTAGCCCAGGTGTCCGAGTGAACTTTTGTTGACGTGGGGGGTGAAATCCATCTGACTGCCAGTCCACTTGGAAGCCTTGGaattcctcctcctcatcatcctcTCGAAACAAATCCCACTCCTGTTCTCTATCTAAGGGGTCTTCCGGCACATCTCCCTCTATCTCTTCCTCGATTAAAATCTGTTCACCCCCCTCCAACTCCACATCACTTCCATCACTGTCACAGCATGTCTCCGCAGTAACCGCAGCCATTTTCGCCGGTGTTAAATAGCTAAACAAACGCACGTGTGCAGaacagcgagtatggctgattgatTGACGTTATTATCGACAAATCACACAACACATTTTTGGTCACATGGTcttaaaaaatcgaaaacacccaCCACATGTGTATTTGAACTAATGATTGTGCATTACATGCTGCATGCGCCttgaaaaaaatgacaaatcaacaatgctgcgttatgcagcaaccggcatttggggcaatgttgcgttatgcaacaaccggcgctaggggcaatgttgcgcgacgcagcatccggcgtcaatgggttaatagATCAGTTGAGAAGCATTACAAATCTGCACTGCTTCCAGCTGGTCAACTAAATCAAACAAACACAACCATCAATGACAAACTTGGCCAGTGTTGAAGGGAAAGTGATTTTCCTACTGCTGATTAGAATATTTTGAGAGACTCTTACCCAGCTGATGGGGCACAGGCTCTTGTAGACCCTCTGATACCATTCACATGGGGTCATGTCTTGTCCTTTTGCTGACAGTGCCTTATTACACCTGTGAAAGTCTGCAGAGAGAAACAAGGGcaccaaaagttaaaaaaaaaaaaaaaagtcagtatcCCTGTTTATAATGCATCGTAACGAGCCTCCGGTTGGTGAAGGAGCCAACGCGGTTCTTCTAAACTATTCAAAGATGATCTTAAACACTGAAGTGCAACAACAACAAAGcaaaagtgctctgagagcacaatatcccccactggcaactcggccataactctggtaaaacgagaccaaattgaacaaaattgcaatatgtgtattaccaacatataacaaagaatcctgccaagtttcgtgaaattcctcaaaaaattgtgggcgaagttgatttcagaaagcaagcacaccttgatgaaattgccaaagtacaagtttgttaataatcaagggcataacgctggcaaaatttgcccaaatgaaacaaaatttcaatatgcatataacaaagccttttgccaagcttggtgaaattcctccacaaattgtgaacggagttgatttcagaagaacgtacaccctcacgaaattgtcaaagtacaagtgatTTAAATCAAGGCtcagaactctggtaaaattttcacaaacgaaattaaatctgaATATGCGCATTACTATCATAGAACAAGGCCTTtcaccaagcttcaagaaattcgtccaaacattgtggggagttgatgtcagaaggtgaacacccttcccgggacagatggatggaaggaaatcgctacgacataatcccccttcaggcctttcggccagcgggggataaaaattggagAATAAAAACTCGTGGTCAGGTAGAATCTTAATTCAGCAAGATTGAACCAGTACTGCAACTCTGGACAAGAAAGTGCAAGTTTCAAACACTTGTAACAATTAGCAGAGAGACAGAAGCAATaattgatttttaaaaataatttaagaaTCAAATCTGATTTACAATCatgctgtgagagagagagagagatggaatgaATTCTATACTATTAGGGACACACtgatctggcctgagtttcccaaaagcaccgCAGCACAAACATCatggttaaatggtagagcgagcagcacaatgaatgctctctctctctctctctcctagttaagctgctcttagcgttaaattgcatatcacgggtaaattcaggagcaagattctcctattttatattaaactttggtcaaatatctaacattctctgcaattttttttaccttgtgcaataccagaaaaattcagttgaaatcaagccatttgaggcgaattggtccgcctctgaaaaaacttggcatttggagagagaaatgggagcgcttggtctacacaggctgtgcactgaaactgtgcaaagctctctcagcctgctggcgcttccacagagaACGTCACGaacctggctccagactcccttgggatttttccagacgcgtttttttttttttttccttttctgctgtagacagatggccttgtgcaaaattacccttctggatgagtgtgtaaagggacatacagtactttcatataaaaaaaaaattggtccagaatatgcactttaataccccttttccaccaaatcagttccagggctggttcggggccagtgctggtgctggttcacaactcgttcaacttgcgagccagctgagaaccagtttgcttttccatagctcgcggtgctaagggaagccatgtcattacgtcgctgtatacgtcagttacgtcgctacgtttgcataaaccttggcgcgaatatcgaagcaaaaacaacacggaagaaatagcagcagcaacaacaacaataataataatggatgactttgcatttgtacagctgctgcttctcgtcgcttaaaaatggcgatctttcacggtcttgttattattgttggtcttaacaactccgcccccccgctgacataagcagttctttcctctggcccagcagagagttggtgctagcctggaaccgttttttctggccccagagccagttctttgtcagtggaaacagaaaacctggttctaaactaagcactggccccgaaccagccctggaactgctttggtggaaaaggagcaTAAGagtcttttgggaaacccaccgctgATCCTGGCCTCGTATACTTGATCTGTACTGTACAGGATGACACCTGAACTAAATAATCCAATCCAGTGATTTATTTTATGGCATTAACACACGACATTGACTGACGACACACACCATGCCTGTGGACATCGGACACTAAATGAATGGGTCTAAACGCCTGTGAGGTTTCACACAACTTCGTAAGAGAAGCTTGCAGAATCAGCTTGCTTACAGAGACGAGGTGGATACCTTCTCAGAAATAAAGCTGAGGAGAAAGAGACCATAACTTCTAAACCAGGGGAGATCAAATCTGGCATTACAATCATAGTTTAAACAAACctatacagggctcgaaattcatatattttttcaccagccagccggactagttaccttccaaagtaactcgccaaacagaaaatcaactcgccaaaatttgttcatgtatgaattttacttctgtcaaaaataacacaaaagagagtagttaccattgttcatgactaatgtgcatttatttcaagcacactttacaaattggcatttgctgctccatgtcctcctcgcgatatccaaaaaaatgccagatgactgaccccttactagttcttttaggaaccaattcatccgcttccatttttaatttgtcgctgaaattgacagagcttacacggtagcctgtgcagcaccagcgattgcacgaactgagtcagcgctgtaaaccgaaactaggaaatctttctgcaagttcctttcagcacagagatgtcgcccgggattggttggcgagtgcgtgacgttattggtttttttttttttcccccttaggcagcctctcacgttactgcttgaggaacagggagaaaaccaccggaaaatgttttaaacaaacgcaacaaacacgaaacaaacccaagtcggcagatgaccataaaatactctatagttacgatataataattatatgcatctctcacagaattttcggagatatatcaagtatattcaatatatcgcacagccctagtcggaatcttcgcttcatatatattttttattttcaactagccagccgggctgcctagtgacaggaatcacccgccaaatgacaaattaagtcgcctcaggcgaccggaccaccgcgaatttcgagccctgctataTTTGGGGAAGTCAAACCGCAGAGGCAACGCTAGAGAAACCAGCAAGTGTAAGCTTGAGTTTGCCATTACTGCTGGAGAACGAGTTCATGAGAGCGAGTTTGGGGTTGGTGGCGTGCAGTGCGCCACTGTTGTATCCAACTACCTTGAATCTCACTCACATGCAAGAACAGAGCCAACATCATCATAATGAGCAGAAAGAACATGGTTAGTGTTTGTACTCACAGCTGTTGACTAAGTTTAGCAATATGTCCGTCTAGCCTTGTCAAAGACTCCGGTCACGTGCAAGGAGTGCATGAGTGCTCGGAGGTAGACAGGTAGGTCTGTAGACCACCCAATCATTACAATCGGATCCAATGAAGTGACTGGACGAGATTTTTTTCTTATTGTCAGAGAATTTGATTTATTAATTGCTGTCAGAATGTAAAGAGAAGTCCAACGGATTACTTTAACACAGCTCAaatatggtggttagcactgtcacctcacagcaagaaggttctgggtttgaacctgacagctgacaggggcctttctatatggagtttgcatgttctttctgcatctgcgtgggtttcctgcagatgttctggtttcctcccacagttcaaagacatgcaggttaggtaaaatacccagccactggagttGCATAAGCCACTGTattcaaccccgattccaaaaaagttgggacaaagtataaattgtaaataaaaacggaatgcaatgatgtggaagtttcaaaattccatattttattcagaatagaacatagatgacgtatcaaatgtttaaactgagaaaatgtatcatttaaagagaaaaattaggtgattttaaatttcatgacaacatctcaaaaacgttgggacaaggccatgtttaccactgtgagacatccccttttctctttacaacagtctgtaaacgtctggggactgaggagacaagttgctcaagtttagggataggaatgttaacccattcttgtctaatataggattctagttgctcaactgtcttgggtcttttttgtcgtatcttccgttttatgatgcgccaaatgttttctatgggtgaaagatctggactgcagactggccagttcagtacccggacccttcttctacgcagccatgatgctgtaattgatgcagtatgtggtttggcattgtcatgttggaaaatgcaaggtcttccctgaaagagacgtcgtctggattagggatgttaaccgatgaccgtttgaccggtggttgaccgaatcaacgtcaaccggttaatttttttttggttgtcggtgaaaaaaatcaatcgttttgaagctgccgattttggagcggagaacctggaattctgtgttgtaaacacttgggccatgccatgcggtgtaaggacgacagctgacaaatcagaaacacccattcagtcatgtcccgccctcccgccccagttaaagacagctgacaaatcagaaacacctattcagtcatgtcccgccccagttgaagacagctgccactcggtgaaagaagaaaaaaaaaaagtgtagacacaggctttttagcttacaaattactattctgtttttttttttttattactagaaggcacatcgagtttagtcctgccttggccagtgcattctgaaagtatgtttcggtctgtagccaacaatgcatgttattgcagatcatctctctccacacaaactaaaggcgcagatgccgactttttcacggctttttcatggactgtaacggcatttgcttatgtaataattttaatacagaatttactttgatgaaattattcagacactccaacccccccccccaaaaaaaatcggatctgcacgagccatgaaaaaggcgcgccgtttgcatccctgtttaaactcataggttaaccgactttaaccggctaatgaggctcggtggtcggtcaagattttttttagttttcgccatccctagtctggatgggagcatatgttgctctaaaacctggatatacctttcagcattgatggtgtctttccagatgtgtaagctgcccatgccacacgcactaatgcaaccccataccatcagagatgcaggcttctgaactgagcgccgataacaacttgggtcgtccttctcctctttagtccgaatgacacggcgtccctgatttccataaagaacttcaaattttgattcgtctgaccacagaacagttttccactttgccacagtccattttaaatgagccttggcccagagaagacatctgcgcttctggatcatgtttagatacggcttcttctttgaactatagagttttagctggcaacggcggatggcacggtgaattgtgttcacagataatgttctctggaaatattcctgagcccattttgtgatttccaatacagaagcatgcctgtatgtgatgcagtgccgtctaagggcccgaagatcacgggcacccagtatggttttccggccttgacccttacgcacagagattcttccagattctctgaatcttttgatgatattatgcactgtagatgatgatatgttcaaactctttgcaattttacactgtcgaactcctttctgatattgcgccactatttgtcagcgcagaattagggggattggtgatcctcttcccatctttacttctgagagccgctgccactacaaggtgctctttttatacccagtcatgttaatggcctattgccaattgacctaatgagttgcagtttggtcctccagctgttccttttttgtacctttaacttttccagcctcttattgcccctgtcccaacttttttgagatgtgttgctgtcatgaaatttcaaatgagccaatattttgcatgaaatttcaaaatgtctcactttcgacatttgatatgttgtctatgttctattgtgaatacatcagtttttgagatttgtaaattattgcattccatttttatttacaatttgtactttgtcccaacttttttggaatcggggttgtacttagtgccagtcccaagcctgaacagactggggagggttgtgtcaggaagggcatccggtgtaaaacctacaccaaatcaaatatgcggaacagatccaatgtggcaacccctaacgggagcagctgaaagaagaaaacTTTAATATGTCCCATACTCACCAACATAGTTCTGGAAGCAGTTTCGTGTCTGGTTAGTGTTGGGAAAGCGGGCATCAAATGGAGCAGTTCTGTAACTCTTGATCTTCTCGTCAATTAACTCCGCCATCTTTGACCAAAACTTGGTGTCAGGTCCACAACTGTACACAAGTATATAGTCAAGTCACCACACACACATAAACTCAGATTAGGTTTTTCACCAGGGTTTGTTCATTGTtcaaaaggtgctgactgcaaagacaTCTGAAATTTTCAGGGGGGTGTTTTCTGTTCATTGCGTTTTTCTCTGTCTCGTAAGAACATCATCATGCGGACAAGATATGATGATTTTGATGTGCTTGTCTcagttttgggaccgttttcctacctcttgagggaAACAGCTGAACAcggggagctttaactaattagcataaccatGGAACTGAGTCACACCGAAATGGCAACGCCTGGAAAACATTGtaactctgcatcgaccttggagagttttaagtcgcagggatgtaatttgtagtTGACATTCGCGAAttgatccatgaaacaaaaagaTGAATATATCTTGTCTCAGTTCCTGCTTGGGTGTTACCGTTTCTTTCTCTGTCAGATTAaagcattaggtgtataactccatactcgctactgtgGACTTGAGCTCATGTGTtccaaggctaagatagctaagcactagcttgAATGATTTAGTCATCCAATCTTgcggttgcactcactaggcaggctttccttttctcttCCACTGGTGGGAGAGCGGAGTCCACTATGTTTGCCCACGCTGAATTGTTTTAATTAAAAgcaggtcaaacacgccccacggtggtcacatgatattgttggtCACTTGCTTTGGCAATTTTCGAAATCGTAAAACACGGGATGCATTTTATTTCGGCAAAAGCgacacataggatacacagtgtgtgcagcagtgaaacatctcgaaactccaacagcaacagaac
Coding sequences within it:
- the LOC132886688 gene encoding piggyBac transposable element-derived protein 4-like, which codes for MAAVTAETCCDSDGSDVELEGGEQILIEEEIEGDVPEDPLDREQEWDLFREDDEEEEFQGFQVDWQSDGFHPPRQQKFTRTPGLKVPISEDASPLDVFSNIFTEEVWDMLVTQTNVYADQTRGHTPSNLKWSAVSKQEMKSFIGLCITFGIMKLPTRRDYWRQSKWLYQTNVPRVMARDRFDMIWRYLHLQDNTDPKVDKSDKLWKLRCFLDLLLNQYQALYEVNGIVTVDESMVKYKGRLAFRQYLPMKPVKWGVKVWVMAESTTGYVTSFQVYTGATEGKAEINLAHRIVTDLASPYYGSHLSVYMDNFYTSVPLLVYLKARGIQACGTVRANRRGLPKTKELSKQAGMARHQYRVAQQDELTLCVWQDTKAVMVLSNHHDPMALGSVKRKIEAQRQVEVKVPACLADYQQHMKGVDLLDQMVGYYQIDHRSSKWWRRLFFYFLSVACYNAFVAARSAGGDEWKYRKSGYKAWLEDLTMELCVPVTKRSAPHQMLPTSLSGASAGHDLAQISNKRKTCRDCAKKHTGTNVRPGSTLMGCRQCNIPLHRECFMHHVLRQ
- the LOC132886689 gene encoding cytochrome c oxidase subunit 6B1, giving the protein MAELIDEKIKSYRTAPFDARFPNTNQTRNCFQNYVDFHRCNKALSAKGQDMTPCEWYQRVYKSLCPISWVEKWDGQVQDGSFPGKI